A window of Methanocorpusculum vombati genomic DNA:
CCTTCAGGGGCCACGATTCCTGACGGAACATCGGTGACCTTCACCCTCAGTCCGTCGGATAAACTCATCAGTCTTCTGGATACCGACACAAACATCAGCCCATTGACGAGTAGCTACACCATCGCCGACGCGGACTGCCCGCACACCATTGTCGCCACTTTCCAACAGCCTTCCACTCCGACACCGACACCAACCGGAATCCCCACTCCGTCACCGACACCAACCGGGGGCAGCGGATCCGGTGACGGCAACATGGAAGAGTCCTACCGTGTCCTCTTTGAAACCAACGGAGGAGGTTTCATCAGCCCCGTCACCGGCCTTTCCTCCGGCGATACCATCCCCGAACCACCACAACCACAAAGACCCGGATATACCTTTGGCGGCTGGTACACAAATGAAGCCTGCACCAATGGATGGAACTTTGCGAATGGTATTCAGTCTGACATGATCCTCTACGCCAAATGGATTCAGGGAGGAGTGCCCGCTGAGACCGTAACTGCGACTCCGGTATCCACACCGGAAATCCCGACACAAGAGCCGACTACCATACCCACGGTTGAGGGTACTGCCACTGCATCACCGATCGATGGCGCCACCATTGCACCACCGGGCGGGGACACGGACATCGCACCGCCGGCTGACACCGGCGACGACAACACATCAGGCAAGTACTACAATACCGGCGCGCTCTGCTTCCTGCTGTTGCTGCTGTTCCTCTTCCTCCTGTGCCTGATCCTCCTCCTGCGCCATACCGTGACCTTCCTCATCCCCACCTCAGAAGGAATCGAACGCTACCGCATCAAAGTCTGGCACGGCAAACGCATCGACCCGGACAACCTCCCCGAACTTCTCCTGACCGCCGCATGGTACCTCGACGAAGAACGTGAAGAGCGCTGGGACATCGAAGAAGACCGGGTTACCCGCAGCATTCGTCTCTACCACGGATAACGTATCCCTGACCGCATATCGTCATCACGGCGTATCCGGCTGCTCCGTGCGGGTTCACCCCTGCCGGACACCACACAAAGCCCCGGCTTCCCCCTCTCTCTCCGCAGCGTACCTCCTCCTCAGAAGAGAAGACCAACCTCTTCCTCTTTGGTATGGCATTCAGGTGACACACCTGACCGGCGGCATAAGACACCCTGAAAAATCCTCGACTGAACAAAAAAAGGGGAACCTCCGTTCCCGCCTCCATAAGACCCACATGCAGGGAAATACGTGCATCCTGAATTTAATAGACGAAAAATCATAGACTCATGACCCGTTCAGTCGTCAGAACCACACACCAAATATCAGGGGTGTCTGCCGAAACCGTAACTATTTTTTTCTATGATGCCACGAAAGTATTTCGTCTGCTCTGATACAGCACACAACAACGATCGTTCACAGTCAACAAACAAATTTAGGTACAACACCGGAGAAAGCGGTGTGGTTCCCATGTTTCAAAAAAAGATTACAGAGTTCCGGATCGGATCGGCTGAATCTCATTCAGGATACAATGATACAGATACCCGGAGAAAAGATCGTTTGAGAGGAACACACCTTCCAGCATCCCGTTCTCCTCCACCACCGACAAAGAATCCTGCCGGTCAGCATAGATAGCAATCTTCCGCAAAAGACTTCTACCGTCAGGAACCGGAGGACAGAACATCCCGCACTCAATATCCCGGCCCCCGAGATAACACCGTATCCCCAGATGTTCGGCAAGCTCCGGCGTTCTGACAATAACGTAGAGCGCAACCCGTTTGTCAAGTTTTTTCAAATCAGACGCATACCGCTTCAAAAACTCCGCATCATCACAGATGATCAGCATCTCCGATTTGACACGCCGGAACATCAGCTGTACCTGCGAATCAATCGCCCACTGGCTCCGCAGCTCATACGCCTGCAGCAGCCGTTCCGGACGATCGCGCTCCAGGCCGGTCAGATACTCGCTCAGATCATTCAGGGAATCCATCGTGTCCTTCTTGATCTGCTCAAACGTCCGCGACACATCGCAGACATGATAGCGGGCGGGAGACCCGCCCGCCGACACAACAAAATGCTTCTCCATTAACGCATTCAGTGTCTCATACACCCGTCCCCGGGGGATCTGGGTAAACTCATGAATTTCCCGGGCGCTCGCCACCCGCAGTCCGAACAGCGCCGAGTACACCTTTGCCTCGTACTCGTTCATACCGAACTTTTTCAGACGGAGAACCAGATCCTCATCCATCTATGCGGACTCTCCACCGAGATCCAGCTTCTTTCTCTTCCACTCGCCTTTACGGTAGAAGTAGTAGTCGCAGATGCACATAATAACCGAACCGCAGACGATTGCATACCAGATGTACTGGATCGGATAGCCAAGGTACGCAAACAGTGCGGAAAGTGCAACCTGCGTACAGATCTGTCCGGCAATCGCCGAGTACATGCCGGGCCGCGTCATACCTGCACCATTCATCGCAAACCCGAGCGTCATGGCAATAGCGATGATGAAGTAAGAGAACGGGATAATGTGCATAAACAGCACGCCGTCCACAAGTGCTTCTCCCTCCGCACCGAAGAACGCCAGCAGCATCTCAGCGTTGAGATAGTAGAAGATCGCAACAACCGCCATAAAGATTGCATTGATAACAACCGCATACTTCACCGACAGCTCCGCACGCTCAACCTTTCCCGCACCAAGATTCTGACCGACCATGACCGCGATTGCCGTACAGAATCCCATCACAATAATGAGTCCCAGCATATCCAGACGAATCGAGATACCGTATGCAGCAACCGCTGCCGTCCCGTAGAAGACGGTGATGATCGACGTCATCATCAGGAATCCGAAACTCCGCACACCACTCTGAATGGCACTCGGAATGGCAATCAGCACAATATCCCTGATCAGCTGCGGCTCAAACGTCCATCTGTTCGGCAGCCGGACAGGACTGTTTTTGAATGACGGAAGAAGATAGATTACGGCAAGCAGCAGCAGAATACCTGTGGCACGCGAAAGGATGGACGCGTACGCTGATCCTGCAATACCGAACGCCGGAAAACCTCCGAGACCCTGAATCAGGGTCGGGTTCAGAATGATATTGACGATGTTTACGGCAATCATTGCATACATCGGTGTCCGGGAATCCCCGCTGCTCTGAAACGCCGTAACAAGGGTCATCAGAATGACCATGACGAAGAGACCCATAAGCATCGGCCGCAGGAACTTCGTTCCTTCGGCAAGTGCTCCCGGATCTGCTCCAAGGAGGAGAAGGAGTTCTTCCGACCAGAAAAATCCGATAACTGCTATTATGGCGGAAATAATAAGCGCCAGATACAGCGAGTGTGCAAGAATTACCTGAATGCGTTCATATCGTTCCGATCCATATGCCCGCGATATGAACGCGGCAGTGGCGGTGACTATACCGAACAGCACGGTGGTTAAGACCATGATGATCGAGATACTCATCGTTCCGCCCGCGATCGCATCCTGACCAAGGTGACCGATGAAGTACATGTCCACGACTTCAAGGACACTCTGGAGAATGTTGCTGATGATGATCGGGAGGGCGATGATGAGGAGGGCTTTCGTGATATTTCCCTCGGTGATAATATTCTCCCTTTCGGCCATAGGATTGTACATATAGTGTTTTGAAGGCAATAAGAGTAGTGCTTATTCACATCAGGGGGCAGGGTATTTTTTTCAGATACTGCGTTTTTTCATGACAGTTTTCTCTATCAGAAAGGGATGCTCCTGTTAACAGGTGCACTATATATTTATGGAGGATAACATGAATGAGTAAAGATGAAAAATACATTTGTCCCCACGAAATGGACACTGGTATTCCTGCTCTTCGCAGCAATGCTTACGCTGATGGGAGGAGCAGCGGTTGCTCCGGCACTGCCGCTGATCAGTGAGGTGTTTTCCGATGCACCGGAATTTTTAATATCGATGATCATTACGCTGCCGTCACTTGCGGTTGCCTGCACGGGATATGTGATAGGCGTTGCCTGTGATAAATTCGGCAGACGCCCGGTTCTTCTGGCATCTCTTGCGATCTTTGCCGTTGCCGGTTCAGCAGGATTTTATCTGGACTCCCTGTGGGCAATTCTTCTGAGCCGGGTTATTCTTGGTGTTGGTATAGCAGGTCTAACAACGGCAACAACGGCACTCATCACAGAATATTATACGGGTGCATCAAGAG
This region includes:
- a CDS encoding TrmB family transcriptional regulator; the protein is MDEDLVLRLKKFGMNEYEAKVYSALFGLRVASAREIHEFTQIPRGRVYETLNALMEKHFVVSAGGSPARYHVCDVSRTFEQIKKDTMDSLNDLSEYLTGLERDRPERLLQAYELRSQWAIDSQVQLMFRRVKSEMLIICDDAEFLKRYASDLKKLDKRVALYVIVRTPELAEHLGIRCYLGGRDIECGMFCPPVPDGRSLLRKIAIYADRQDSLSVVEENGMLEGVFLSNDLFSGYLYHCILNEIQPIRSGTL
- a CDS encoding MATE family efflux transporter, with the protein product MAERENIITEGNITKALLIIALPIIISNILQSVLEVVDMYFIGHLGQDAIAGGTMSISIIMVLTTVLFGIVTATAAFISRAYGSERYERIQVILAHSLYLALIISAIIAVIGFFWSEELLLLLGADPGALAEGTKFLRPMLMGLFVMVILMTLVTAFQSSGDSRTPMYAMIAVNIVNIILNPTLIQGLGGFPAFGIAGSAYASILSRATGILLLLAVIYLLPSFKNSPVRLPNRWTFEPQLIRDIVLIAIPSAIQSGVRSFGFLMMTSIITVFYGTAAVAAYGISIRLDMLGLIIVMGFCTAIAVMVGQNLGAGKVERAELSVKYAVVINAIFMAVVAIFYYLNAEMLLAFFGAEGEALVDGVLFMHIIPFSYFIIAIAMTLGFAMNGAGMTRPGMYSAIAGQICTQVALSALFAYLGYPIQYIWYAIVCGSVIMCICDYYFYRKGEWKRKKLDLGGESA